In Streptomyces sclerotialus, one genomic interval encodes:
- a CDS encoding lactonase family protein: MNGDGRNVSEWRAYIGSTAGGAGVVTAGFDPDSGALKELDRTDAVTSPSYLAVAAGSRLLYAVSETPDGAAAAFSLAGERPVLLAPPAPVHGSAPTHLTPHAGHLLTANYRSGSVSALPLRPDGAPTEPGPGGVLQHHGSGPHPDRQTGPHAHAVVADPTGRWVLSVDLGTDSVRVCDIDPGSGELVMRREITLRAGSGPRHLRFHPRGHLAYVINELDPTVTTCRWDAVQGLLSPVGETPVLPEGGVTPTLPSEFVVSADGRFGWAANRGDDSIAVLALERDGLAPRLVTTVPCGGDWPRDLALHPEGRYLYAANERSGDVTWFTVDPDTGIPERGGSLPVPSASCVVFAR, from the coding sequence GTGAACGGTGACGGCCGAAACGTTTCCGAGTGGCGGGCCTACATCGGATCGACGGCCGGCGGAGCCGGCGTGGTGACCGCCGGGTTCGACCCGGACAGCGGCGCCCTCAAGGAGCTGGACCGCACCGACGCGGTGACCAGCCCCTCCTACCTCGCGGTGGCCGCCGGCAGCCGGCTGCTGTACGCGGTGAGCGAGACGCCGGACGGCGCGGCGGCGGCCTTCTCCCTCGCGGGGGAGCGGCCCGTCCTGCTCGCACCGCCCGCGCCCGTCCACGGCTCGGCACCCACCCACCTCACCCCGCACGCCGGGCACCTGCTCACCGCCAACTACCGCTCCGGCAGCGTGAGCGCGCTGCCGCTGCGGCCGGACGGCGCGCCCACCGAGCCCGGCCCCGGCGGCGTCCTCCAGCACCACGGCAGCGGCCCGCACCCGGACCGGCAGACCGGCCCGCACGCGCACGCCGTGGTGGCCGACCCGACCGGGCGCTGGGTGCTCAGCGTGGACCTCGGTACCGACTCCGTCCGCGTGTGCGACATCGATCCGGGCAGCGGCGAACTGGTCATGCGGCGCGAGATCACCCTGCGTGCCGGCAGCGGCCCGCGCCATCTGCGCTTCCACCCGCGCGGCCACCTCGCGTACGTCATCAACGAGCTGGACCCCACCGTGACCACCTGCCGCTGGGACGCCGTCCAGGGGCTGCTGTCACCGGTGGGGGAGACGCCCGTACTGCCCGAGGGCGGCGTGACGCCCACCCTGCCCTCCGAGTTCGTGGTCTCCGCCGACGGGCGGTTCGGCTGGGCCGCCAACCGCGGGGACGACAGCATCGCCGTACTGGCCCTGGAGCGGGACGGGCTGGCGCCGCGGCTGGTGACGACCGTGCCGTGCGGCGGTGACTGGCCGCGCGACCTGGCGCTGCACCCCGAGGGCCGGTACCTCTACGCCGCCAACGAGCGTTCCGGCGACGTCACCTGGTTCACGGTCGATCCGGACACCGGCATCCCGGAGCGCGGCGGCTCCCTCCCTGTCCCGTCGGCCTCGTGCGTGGTCTTCGCGCGCTGA